Proteins co-encoded in one Nicotiana sylvestris chromosome 7, ASM39365v2, whole genome shotgun sequence genomic window:
- the LOC138873752 gene encoding uncharacterized mitochondrial protein AtMg00820-like yields MQEELDQFSKNQVWKLIPKPDNVSVIRTKWVFRNKLNEDGKVIRNKARLVAQGYSQQEGVDYDETFTPVARLESIRILLVYASFKGFRLFQMDVKSAFLNGFIEEEVFVK; encoded by the coding sequence ATGCAGGAGGAATTAGATCAGTTCAGCAAGAATCAAGTGTGGAAACTAATACCCAAACCTGATAATGTGTCTGTGATCAGAACAAAATGGGTATTTAGAAACAAATTGAACgaggatggaaaggtcataaGAAATAAAGCGAGACTAGTTGCTCAGGGCTATTCACAGcaagaaggagtcgactatgatgaGACTTTCACCCCAGTAGCTCGTTTGGAGTCTATACGAATTCTTCTGGTATATGCATCCTTTAAAGGATTTAGGCTgtttcaaatggatgttaaaagcgCCTTTTTGAATGGATTTATTGAGGAAGAAGTTTTTGTAAAATAG
- the LOC104217182 gene encoding uncharacterized protein, protein MENQIIIGAPFQEGTSQVKPPYFNGQHFSHWKVRMEIFAKACDVKVWRVIKMGNYPLLASTPPLVDPDDIDSYSKEQLEAVQVNNKARNLLHNAISGEEYEKISSCDTAKEMWDKLEVTYEGTSKVKETHINMLVHDYELFSMKEGESIVVALESQHLNKLSYDELQGELIAFERTHLKKTNQEEKKKIVAFKTSTEMAENEIDDPETLQEEIAMMSRNMDGLMRRYRNTKKGRFPPRRSRQYNEQDKNDGKCYECGKFGHIQVECQELKKKISRGFNKNKSFRSWSDEDDSDHE, encoded by the coding sequence ATGGAAAATCAAATTATCATAGGAGCTCCCTTTCAggaaggaacttcacaagttaAACCACCATACTTCAATGGACAACATTTCTCTCACTGGAAAGTACGAATGGAAATCTTTGCTAAAGCATGCGATGTCAAAGTCTGGAGAGTCATTAAAATGGGAAACTATCCACTACTTGCTAGCACTCCACCACTTGTTGATCCTGATGATATAGATTCATACTCAAAGGAGCAACTGGAAGCGGTACAAGTGAATAACAAGGCAAGAAATCTGCTTCACAATGCTATAAGTGGTGAAGAATACGAGAAAATATCGAGCTGTGATACAGCCAAAGAGATGTGGGATAAACTTGAAGTCACCTATGAGGGAACCAGCAAAGTAAAGGAAACTCACATCAACATGCTAGTTCATGACTACGAACTCTTCTCAATGAAGGAAGGAGAATCCATAGTAGTCGCACTGGAATCTCAACACCTAAACAAATTGTCCTATGatgaactgcaaggagaactcaTTGCTTTCGAAAGGACGCATTTGAAAAAGACAAATCAagaggagaaaaagaaaatagttgcATTCAAAACCTCTACTGAAATGGCTGAAAATGAAATTGATGATCCTGAAACTCTACAAGAAGAGATTGCTATGATGTCTAGAAATATGGATGGGCTGATGAGAAGATACAGAAACACAAAGAAAGGAAGATTCCCACCAAGACGATCCAGGCAATACAATGAACAGGATAAGAATGATGGAAAATGCTACGAATGTGGAAAATTTGGGCACATTCAAGTTGAATGCCAAGAACTGAAAAAGAAGATCTCTAGAGGCTTCAACAAGAACAAATCCTTCAGAAGTTGGAGCGATGAGGACGACTCAGACCACGAATAA